GGATTTTCGATCCGCAAGTTCGCAATCGCGAACGGATTGTTGATCACGCCCATCCCCAATTCCACCGGCATCTGCTGCTTGCTGTCGGGGCCGAAGGTGGACGAGATCGACGGCGCCGCGGTGCGGTGCAACCAGGCCACGGCTTTACCGGCGGCATCCAGGCCGGCTTCCAGCCGCTCCAACGACACGGTATGAAAATAAGAATGGCGCAAGTCGTCTTCACGGGTCCAGGTCATCTTCACCGGCTTGCCGCGCATCGCTTTAGAGAGCAGCGCCGCTTCGATCACGTAGTCCGGCTTGGACTTGCGGCCGAACCCACCGCCGAGCAGCGTGACGTGCACCGTGACCTTCTCCACCGGCAATTTCAACCATTTGGCGACGCGCTCGCGGGTCAGTTGCGGCGCCTGGGTGCAGGTCCAGACTTCGCAGGTGCCGTCGGCGATACGTACCGTCGCGGCCGGCGGCTCCATCGGCGCCTGAGCCAGATGCGGCGCGTAATATTCGGCGTCCAGGCGTTTGGCCGCGCTTTGCAAAGCGGCATCGACGTCGCCTTCGTTTCGTACCACTTTGCCCGCCGCCCGCGCCGCGGCTTCCAATTCGGCCTTGTACGCCGCCGAATCGTAAGTGGCGTGCGGACCGTGGTCCCATTCGATCTTCAAGGCCTTACGTCCCTGAATCGCCGCCCAAGTGTTGCGGGCAATCACCGCAATCCCGCCCAGCGGATTGAAGTCGGCCGGCAGCGGGCTGCTCGGCAATTCGACGACTTTCACCACGCCCGGTACTCGCAATGCCGCGCTGGCATCGTAACTCGCCACCTTGCCGCCCAACACCGGCGGCCGCGCCGCAACGGCGTAAAGCATATCTTTCAAGCGGACGTCGATACCGTATTGCGCCGTGCCGGCTACGATGTCGCGACCGTCGTACAGGCCTTGCTTGCCCTTGCCGACGTAACGAAACTCCTCTGCGCTTTTCAAACGCAGGCTATCGCGCGCCGGCACCGGCAATTTCGCGGCGGCTTTGGCCAATACGCCGTAATCCAGTTTGCGGCCGCTGGGTATATGCAACACGGCATGCCGTTCGGCCCGCACTTCACTGACAGCCACCCGCCAATGCCGGGCCGCGGCGGTCTCCAGCATCAGTCGGGCGGCAGCGCCAACCCGGCGCATCGGTTGAAAAAAGTGGCGGGTGCTACGCGAACCGTCGGTATCCTGGTTGCCGTAACGCACCTCATCGCCGGGCGCTTGCACGACCTTGACCCGCTCCCAATCCGCTTCCATCTCGTCGGCGACCACCATCGGCAGGCTGGTGCGGATGCCCTGGCCCATTTCGGAGCGGTGACAAACGATGGTCACGGTACCGTCGGCGGCGATCGCGACGAATACCAAAGGATTGTCGACCCAGCCGTGCGGCATCGCATCGGCACCGAATTTCTCGGGTTGAGACGGAGCCGCGGCTTCGTCGGCGCGCAGCACATTCGGCAAACCGACGGCCAGCACAAAACCGGTCAACGCCAGATCCTTCAAAAATTCGCGGCGGCTGATGTTGGCAATTTCTAGGTCGTTGGCGCCGGCCTGACCGAGACCGAGGTTTTCGCTATGTTGCGCCGTCCGCTTCATGATTTCGCCTCCGCTTGACCGGCCGCCTGTTTGATCGCGGCCCGAATGCGCGGATAGGTGCCGCAGCGGCAAATGTTGCCGCTCATGGCTTTATCGATGTCGGCATCGTCGGGTTGCGGCTTTTGTTTCAACAACGCCGTTGCGGCCATGATCTGGCCGGACTGGCAGTAGCCGCATTGCGGCACGCACAGTTCCAGCCAGGTTTCCTGAACTTTCTTGCCGGTAGCGTCCTGGCCGATGGCTTCGATGGTGACGATGGATTTTCCTTCCGCAGCCGAAATCGGCGTTACGCAGGCGCGGGCGGGCTGGCCGTCCAAATGTACGGTGCAGGCTCCGCACATGGCGATGCCGCAGCCGAACTTGGTACCGGTCAAGCCCAATTCGTCGCGTAACAACCACAGTAACGGCGTGTCGGCGGGCAATTGGGTTTTCCGGCGTTTGCCGTTGATGTTGAGTATGGTCATCTGGCACTCCCCTGGTTTATTGGATGCGGTAACTATCGCGGCTGCGCCGGAATTGGCCGTGGATGTTACACGCCGGTTGGCAGCCGGTAAAGACGGCCTCAGGCCGCCGCCGACGGCCGGCTCAGCGGCAAACCGCTACCGCCGCGGCGCACGGCGACCATTTCGCTGATAATCGACAGAGCGATTTCTTCGGGCAGTTTTGCGGCCAAATCCAAACCGGCCGGTGCCCTGATCGTCCCCAATTTAGCTTCGGAAAAACCCTCGGCCGCCAGTCGGTCCAACACTAATTTTGCCCTTTTGCGGCTGGAAATCAGGGCGACGTAACATGCTTCGGAATGCAAAGCTTGGCTCAGCGCATCGTAATCGCCTTTATGGTGGGTAGCGATCACAACGAAATCGCCGGGGCCTGGCTGAAGTTGCTGGTAGCGGACATCGTCGGTAATCAGCTTGGCGGCGGCCGGGAAGCGGGAGCCGGCCGCTTGCGGGTCGTCGACGATCACATCGAAACCAAGCTGGTAGCCAAACTCGCACAGGCTCTCGACGATACGGCCATGCCCCATCAGCCATAACCGGGGCTTAGGCACCACCGGCTCCACGTAGACCCGCATCGCGCCGCCGCAAGGCATGCCGGCGCCGAACACTTCATCGTTCAAATCGATGTCTATCACGCAAGGTTCTCCCGTTTCCAGACAGTCCAGCCCGGCCCGGGCCACCATGGACTGAGCGCAGCCGCCACCGACCCAACCGGCCAATACCTTGCCATTTTGATCCAACAACGCTTTCGCCGCCGGCTTTGCCGACGACGAGCCCAAAATTTCGGTAACGGTGGCCAACACGTAAGGCTGGCGTTGTTCGCGCAACGAAAGTTGCAAATCGAGTATGTCGGGAATCACGCAGTTTTTAAGTTTGGATTAGATCGTCTGGAGTATCGATATCGCGCAGAATACCGGGATCGGCGACTTCGACCAATTGCAATTGCGGTCGGTAGCGCTCGATCACGCTTTTCGCACCGTTATCGCCGTGCAAATCGAGCAAATCGGCAGCCAAGTGCCCGGCAAACCCGACCGGATGGCCGCGCCGGCCTTGCCGGCAGGGTGCGGCGATGGCGGCTCCGTTTCGCAATGCGGCCGCCACCGAATCTATGGTTTGCGGCGCAATCCAAGGCATATCCGCCAACGCCACCAACCACGCCTCGGCGTCGGCGCTGGCCGCAACCGCACATGCCAAACTGGCGCCCATCCCGTTATCGGCGTCTTCGCAGACGATTACCCGGGCTCCGGCCGCCTCCAGCATCGCGGTCACACCGTTGGCTCCGGGGCGTACGACCGCCACCAGCCTGTCCACCGCTTGGGCCAAATTGCGGCAAGCTTGTTCGGCAACCGCAGAACCGTTCGGGAGTCTATAACTGAGCTTATCGCCGCCAAAACGCCGGCTCGCTCCCGCCGCCAGTAGTATTCCGGTAATTTGCGCCATCTGCCGCTTAAGGTCGAGTCGAATCACATGCCATTCGCGGCACCTTAGCATTGGCTTGGCCGGCAGGCAATATTCCGGCTGGGTCCGCCCTGTGCCAATGGTTTACTGCCTCCGCAAATTTTGCCGGGCAAAAAAAAAGGCGTATCGCCGAAACGATACGCCCTGCTTTCCGATGCCGGCTAATGCTTACAGTTTGTCAGCATTTTTGCTCAGGTATTCCGCCACACCCGCTGGGTTGGCATTCATACCGGCGTCGCCTTTGTTCCAACCTGCCGGGCAGACTTCGCCGTGCTCTTCGTGGAATTGCAGCGCATCGACCATACGCAACATCTCGTCGAAGTTACGGCCCAGCGGCAAATCGTTGACGACTTGGTGGCGCACGACGCCGGATTTGTCGATCAGGAAGCTGCCGCGATAGGCTACGCCGCCTTCGGACTCTACGTCGTAGTCTTGGGCAATCGTGTGTTTCAGGTCTGCCGCCAGGGTATAGCGGACCGGGCCGATACCGCCTTGGTTGACCGGTGTGTTACGCCAGGCGTTGTGAGTGAAATGCGAATCGATGGAAACGCCGATCACTTCGACGCCACGGCTTTTGAATTCGTCGATGCGGTGGTCCAACGCGATCAATTCGCTGGGGCAAACGAAAGTAAAATCCAGCGGATAGAAGAAAAGTACCGCATATTTGCCGCGTGTCGCTTCAGAAAAGCTGAAAGAGTCAACAATTTGGCCATCGCCCAA
Above is a window of Methylomonas koyamae DNA encoding:
- a CDS encoding nucleotidyltransferase family protein; translated protein: MLRCREWHVIRLDLKRQMAQITGILLAAGASRRFGGDKLSYRLPNGSAVAEQACRNLAQAVDRLVAVVRPGANGVTAMLEAAGARVIVCEDADNGMGASLACAVAASADAEAWLVALADMPWIAPQTIDSVAAALRNGAAIAAPCRQGRRGHPVGFAGHLAADLLDLHGDNGAKSVIERYRPQLQLVEVADPGILRDIDTPDDLIQT
- a CDS encoding xanthine dehydrogenase family protein molybdopterin-binding subunit, encoding MKRTAQHSENLGLGQAGANDLEIANISRREFLKDLALTGFVLAVGLPNVLRADEAAAPSQPEKFGADAMPHGWVDNPLVFVAIAADGTVTIVCHRSEMGQGIRTSLPMVVADEMEADWERVKVVQAPGDEVRYGNQDTDGSRSTRHFFQPMRRVGAAARLMLETAAARHWRVAVSEVRAERHAVLHIPSGRKLDYGVLAKAAAKLPVPARDSLRLKSAEEFRYVGKGKQGLYDGRDIVAGTAQYGIDVRLKDMLYAVAARPPVLGGKVASYDASAALRVPGVVKVVELPSSPLPADFNPLGGIAVIARNTWAAIQGRKALKIEWDHGPHATYDSAAYKAELEAAARAAGKVVRNEGDVDAALQSAAKRLDAEYYAPHLAQAPMEPPAATVRIADGTCEVWTCTQAPQLTRERVAKWLKLPVEKVTVHVTLLGGGFGRKSKPDYVIEAALLSKAMRGKPVKMTWTREDDLRHSYFHTVSLERLEAGLDAAGKAVAWLHRTAAPSISSTFGPDSKQQMPVELGMGVINNPFAIANLRIENPPAAAHTRIGWFRSVSNIPRAFAIQSFVAELAAAAGRDHRDFLLELIGPARKIDPRELKDVWNQGESPVLYPLDTGRLRRVIDTATREAGWGRQAQAGRGLGLAAHYSFVTYVAVVVDVAVDAGGKLSIPRVDIAVDCGPQVNPERIRSQLEGACIMGVSLATLGEISFKDGAVVQDNFHSYQLTRIDDAPREIRVHLLPSAEYDAPLGGVGEPGVPPIAPALCNAIFAATGQRIRQLPIRDQLLKD
- a CDS encoding peroxiredoxin: MSVLVGKQAPDFTVPAVLGDGQIVDSFSFSEATRGKYAVLFFYPLDFTFVCPSELIALDHRIDEFKSRGVEVIGVSIDSHFTHNAWRNTPVNQGGIGPVRYTLAADLKHTIAQDYDVESEGGVAYRGSFLIDKSGVVRHQVVNDLPLGRNFDEMLRMVDALQFHEEHGEVCPAGWNKGDAGMNANPAGVAEYLSKNADKL
- a CDS encoding (2Fe-2S)-binding protein; translation: MTILNINGKRRKTQLPADTPLLWLLRDELGLTGTKFGCGIAMCGACTVHLDGQPARACVTPISAAEGKSIVTIEAIGQDATGKKVQETWLELCVPQCGYCQSGQIMAATALLKQKPQPDDADIDKAMSGNICRCGTYPRIRAAIKQAAGQAEAKS
- a CDS encoding XdhC family protein; amino-acid sequence: MIPDILDLQLSLREQRQPYVLATVTEILGSSSAKPAAKALLDQNGKVLAGWVGGGCAQSMVARAGLDCLETGEPCVIDIDLNDEVFGAGMPCGGAMRVYVEPVVPKPRLWLMGHGRIVESLCEFGYQLGFDVIVDDPQAAGSRFPAAAKLITDDVRYQQLQPGPGDFVVIATHHKGDYDALSQALHSEACYVALISSRKRAKLVLDRLAAEGFSEAKLGTIRAPAGLDLAAKLPEEIALSIISEMVAVRRGGSGLPLSRPSAAA